Proteins from a single region of Corynebacterium casei LMG S-19264:
- a CDS encoding helix-turn-helix domain-containing protein, protein MKSLPIEPVASDIALGSRLRALRERRHFTLDQVAERTGFSKGFISRVERDLTSPSVQSLVTLCQVLGINPGQLLDSPEVSVVKFENAPRVDLGGAGIIERLLTPRTQREIQIIHMSVEAHGHGEEEPYTMDCHIESVHVIKGSFVVNTSSEEFALEAGDTLTFPGAEPHTWHNPTGGSTEVLWVLSGVS, encoded by the coding sequence ATGAAGTCACTCCCCATTGAGCCAGTCGCAAGCGACATTGCCCTGGGTAGCCGTCTACGCGCACTGCGCGAACGTCGGCATTTCACCCTGGACCAAGTTGCTGAGCGCACTGGATTTTCCAAAGGTTTCATCTCACGTGTTGAACGTGACCTGACCAGCCCCTCTGTTCAATCCTTGGTCACTTTGTGCCAAGTTCTGGGCATCAATCCAGGTCAACTCCTAGATAGCCCCGAAGTATCCGTGGTGAAGTTTGAGAATGCGCCACGGGTTGATTTGGGAGGCGCGGGAATCATCGAAAGACTGCTCACCCCGCGTACACAGCGGGAAATTCAGATCATCCACATGTCCGTGGAAGCCCACGGACATGGTGAAGAAGAGCCGTACACCATGGATTGCCACATTGAATCCGTGCACGTCATCAAAGGCAGCTTCGTGGTCAATACCTCCTCGGAGGAATTCGCCTTAGAAGCCGGGGACACCCTGACATTTCCCGGCGCAGAACCTCACACCTGGCACAACCCCACTGGTGGCAGCACTGAAGTGCTGTGGGTGCTATCCGGAGTGTCATAA
- the gabT gene encoding 4-aminobutyrate--2-oxoglutarate transaminase, with protein sequence MKDFDYHLPQERRVVTDGMGEKSAEINARREAAIARALTPGLPGYVVTADGGVLVDADDNSYIDFASGIAVTSVGASNKRVADAVSKAAAQFTHTCFMVSPYESYVAVCEKLNQLTPGDHEKKSVLLNSGAEAVENAVKIARKYTGKNAVAVFDYGYHGRTNLTMSMTAKNKPYKTGFGSLASDVHRVPMSYPARDGLKGDQAAARAIKVLDQQVGPENLACVVIEPVQGEGGFIVPAEGFLPAIAQWCRDNDVVFIADEIQSGFGRTGQWFASENEQVIPDLVTTAKGIAAGMPLSGVTGRAEIMDSPIPGSLGGTYGGNPVACAAALAAIEEFEAHDLPGRAREIEAIVREYFEPLLELESVLDVRGRGAMMAIELINAEVTNEIAAACKKQGILILTCGLDGNVIRLLPALTIPEHLLREGLEILTTEIREALA encoded by the coding sequence ATGAAGGACTTCGATTACCACCTGCCGCAGGAGCGTCGAGTAGTCACTGATGGAATGGGAGAAAAGAGCGCGGAGATTAATGCGCGCCGTGAGGCAGCCATTGCCCGTGCCCTGACCCCAGGTCTGCCTGGATATGTCGTTACTGCAGATGGTGGTGTCCTGGTTGATGCCGATGACAACTCATACATCGATTTCGCATCCGGCATTGCTGTGACGTCCGTTGGTGCTTCCAATAAGCGAGTTGCAGATGCTGTGTCTAAGGCTGCCGCACAATTTACCCACACCTGTTTCATGGTCTCCCCATATGAGTCCTACGTAGCGGTGTGTGAAAAGCTAAACCAGCTCACCCCAGGTGACCATGAGAAGAAGTCCGTTCTTCTAAACTCTGGTGCTGAGGCAGTAGAAAACGCAGTCAAGATTGCGCGTAAGTACACCGGCAAGAATGCCGTGGCAGTTTTTGACTACGGTTACCACGGCCGTACCAACCTGACCATGTCCATGACGGCGAAGAACAAGCCTTACAAGACAGGTTTCGGCAGCTTGGCTTCCGATGTCCACCGGGTGCCAATGTCCTACCCAGCACGTGATGGTCTCAAGGGTGATCAGGCAGCAGCACGCGCAATCAAGGTGCTCGACCAGCAGGTCGGACCTGAAAACCTGGCGTGTGTTGTCATCGAGCCAGTCCAGGGTGAGGGCGGTTTCATCGTCCCAGCTGAAGGCTTCTTGCCAGCCATTGCGCAGTGGTGCCGCGATAATGATGTCGTCTTCATCGCTGATGAAATCCAGTCCGGCTTCGGCCGAACCGGCCAGTGGTTCGCGTCTGAGAACGAGCAGGTCATCCCAGACCTGGTGACCACTGCGAAGGGTATCGCTGCTGGTATGCCACTATCTGGTGTGACTGGCCGTGCGGAAATCATGGACAGCCCAATCCCAGGCTCTTTGGGCGGTACCTACGGCGGCAACCCAGTTGCTTGTGCCGCAGCGCTCGCAGCAATCGAAGAGTTTGAGGCCCATGACCTGCCTGGTCGTGCACGTGAAATCGAAGCAATCGTTCGCGAGTACTTCGAGCCACTGCTCGAATTGGAATCCGTCCTAGATGTTCGCGGTCGCGGCGCCATGATGGCCATTGAGCTCATCAACGCCGAGGTCACCAATGAGATTGCTGCTGCATGTAAGAAGCAGGGCATCCTCATCTTGACCTGTGGTCTGGACGGCAACGTCATTCGTTTGCTGCCTGCGTTGACCATCCCGGAGCACCTGCTGCGTGAAGGTCTGGAAATCCTTACCACGGAAATCCGCGAGGCTCTCGCCTAA
- a CDS encoding sodium:solute symporter produces the protein MAQYCSLALYLLGMIAFGVWGARRIKNTADYLVAGRNLGGTLYAGTMVAVVLGGASAVGGIGLGYTYGISGFWLVTAIGVGVLVLSLAFAPALQRLRIFTVSQMLTLRYGTESTQASSLIMLAYTLMLAATSSGAYASVFVVLFGWDRWLSILVGGAVVLVYATVGGMWSITLADMAQFVIMTIGIFALMLPISLSQAGGWSGLQGRLDSEFFDIGGMGLQSIITYFVIYTLGLLIGQDIWQRVFTAKTPGVARLGGTAAGVYCILFGVAGAIIGMAAAVLLPGIEVRDDVFASVALEVLPVGIGGIALAAGVAAMMSTASGGLIAAATVVQADVIPLLKGMSEKRGPRKLSPMEVVKVADASAARAEQAEEDININRRWVLIFGVIVLFIAMAVPDVVAALTIAYDILVGGLLVAIIGGLVWKRGTGAGATWAMIVGTLGTLITMGILEIQAENRFDGVFANEPIYVGLILSAIVYIVVSLATKPTDPEVLAAWIKRTKEGAPSLEQVEEDARGIEEKIAKEA, from the coding sequence ATGGCTCAATATTGCAGTTTGGCTCTATACCTGCTTGGCATGATTGCCTTCGGTGTGTGGGGCGCAAGGAGAATCAAAAATACCGCTGACTATCTAGTTGCCGGGCGTAACCTCGGCGGCACCCTATACGCCGGCACCATGGTTGCAGTGGTCCTCGGCGGCGCCTCAGCCGTGGGCGGCATTGGCTTGGGCTACACCTACGGTATTTCTGGTTTCTGGCTGGTCACCGCTATTGGCGTGGGCGTGCTGGTGCTCAGCTTGGCGTTCGCGCCAGCACTGCAGCGCCTTCGCATCTTTACCGTCTCGCAGATGCTGACCTTGCGTTATGGCACCGAGTCCACGCAGGCTTCCTCACTGATTATGTTGGCGTACACCTTGATGTTGGCCGCGACCTCCTCGGGCGCTTATGCCTCTGTCTTCGTGGTGCTCTTTGGCTGGGACCGCTGGCTGTCTATTCTGGTCGGCGGCGCTGTGGTGCTGGTTTATGCCACCGTCGGCGGAATGTGGTCCATTACCTTGGCTGACATGGCGCAATTTGTCATTATGACCATTGGTATCTTCGCGCTCATGCTGCCCATCTCCTTGTCTCAAGCCGGCGGTTGGTCTGGGCTGCAGGGCCGTTTGGATTCAGAGTTCTTTGACATCGGCGGAATGGGACTGCAGTCCATCATTACCTACTTCGTCATCTACACACTCGGCCTATTGATTGGCCAGGACATCTGGCAGCGCGTGTTTACCGCCAAGACCCCGGGCGTTGCCCGTTTGGGCGGTACTGCGGCTGGTGTTTACTGCATCCTCTTCGGTGTTGCCGGCGCGATCATCGGTATGGCCGCAGCTGTTCTCCTGCCTGGCATCGAAGTTCGCGATGACGTCTTTGCTTCGGTTGCTTTGGAAGTTCTGCCAGTCGGTATCGGCGGTATCGCACTAGCTGCGGGGGTTGCTGCGATGATGTCCACCGCATCCGGTGGTCTGATTGCTGCAGCCACCGTGGTCCAGGCAGACGTTATCCCACTGCTTAAGGGCATGTCTGAAAAGCGTGGACCACGCAAGCTGAGCCCAATGGAAGTGGTCAAGGTTGCTGATGCCTCAGCAGCGCGCGCGGAACAGGCCGAAGAAGACATCAATATCAACCGCCGCTGGGTCCTGATTTTCGGCGTGATTGTGCTGTTCATCGCCATGGCTGTGCCTGACGTAGTGGCAGCTTTGACCATTGCTTATGACATCCTCGTCGGAGGGCTGCTGGTTGCCATTATCGGCGGCCTGGTATGGAAGCGCGGGACGGGTGCCGGTGCGACGTGGGCCATGATCGTTGGTACCCTGGGCACGCTCATCACCATGGGCATCTTAGAAATCCAGGCAGAAAACCGCTTCGACGGCGTCTTTGCCAACGAGCCAATCTATGTTGGTCTGATTCTGTCCGCGATTGTGTACATCGTGGTTTCTCTGGCCACCAAGCCGACTGACCCCGAAGTGCTCGCGGCTTGGATTAAGCGCACAAAGGAAGGCGCGCCTTCCCTGGAACAAGTTGAGGAAGACGCGCGCGGAATTGAAGAAAAGATTGCCAAAGAGGCTTAA
- a CDS encoding glutamate ABC transporter substrate-binding protein translates to MSQTKSAIALFAGAATLSLSACSSSDGSGDGLLGAIESGNVILGVKFDQPGIGLREGDGSFTGAESDIATKIVETLAEENGWDTPNIEYRETPAAQRETLLRNGEAHLIQGGYSITPDRMEIVDFAGPLLLTHQALLVRTDDSSIQSLDDLDGKILCSTTGSKPAQRIKEEIPAVQLQEYDTNSSCIEALSQGNVDALTSDAPILAGYAGQYDGDFEVLDMTKADGSFFSDEWYGIGLQKDDTEGVDAVNQALTDMKESGELNAIIEEYFGDLDSIEKTTPGDLSGI, encoded by the coding sequence ATGTCTCAGACCAAATCTGCCATTGCCCTTTTCGCCGGCGCCGCTACTTTGTCCCTCTCCGCTTGCTCCTCCTCTGATGGCTCAGGCGATGGCCTTCTCGGTGCCATCGAATCTGGCAATGTCATCCTTGGCGTGAAGTTTGACCAACCAGGAATCGGCTTGCGCGAAGGCGATGGTTCCTTCACCGGCGCGGAATCCGATATCGCGACCAAGATTGTGGAGACCCTGGCCGAAGAAAACGGCTGGGATACTCCAAATATCGAGTACCGCGAAACCCCCGCCGCGCAGCGTGAGACTTTGCTGCGCAATGGTGAGGCGCATCTGATTCAGGGTGGCTATTCGATCACTCCGGACCGCATGGAGATTGTTGATTTCGCAGGACCGCTGCTGCTCACCCACCAGGCCTTGCTGGTGCGCACGGATGACTCCTCCATTCAATCGCTGGATGATTTGGACGGCAAGATTTTGTGCTCCACCACCGGTTCCAAGCCTGCGCAGCGCATCAAGGAAGAGATTCCGGCGGTGCAGTTGCAGGAATATGACACCAACTCCAGCTGCATTGAAGCGCTCTCACAAGGCAACGTGGATGCGCTAACCTCGGATGCCCCAATTCTTGCAGGCTACGCCGGACAGTATGACGGTGATTTTGAAGTGCTCGATATGACCAAGGCTGATGGATCTTTCTTCTCTGATGAGTGGTACGGCATTGGCCTGCAAAAAGATGACACCGAGGGCGTCGACGCCGTCAACCAGGCGCTCACTGACATGAAGGAGTCTGGGGAGCTCAACGCCATCATCGAGGAATACTTCGGTGACCTCGATTCCATTGAAAAAACCACCCCGGGCGATCTGTCCGGCATTTAA
- the speB gene encoding agmatinase, which produces MLETPRVEEGGHVGPVNSALVPRYSGESTYALLPRLRDIEAQDRQAGIKVVGVPFDSGVSYRPGARFGSNHVRQSSRLLRPYNPATDTAPFAQTQVVDAGDMAVNPFNINEAIEAIQQDAMDLTADGSSLMTIGGDHTIALPLLRAASARAKEPVALLHFDAHLDTWDTYFGADYTHGTPFRRAVEEGVLDTEGICHVGTRGPLYGKKDLEDDRRFGFGIVTSSDVFRQGVDEIIAKLRDRVGKRPLYISVDIDVLDPAHAPGTGTPEAGGLTSRELLEIIRGLRGLNIVGADVVEVAPSYDHAEITGVAASHVAYDLITLMADLRGNTQRA; this is translated from the coding sequence ATGCTAGAAACCCCACGCGTTGAAGAAGGCGGCCACGTCGGCCCAGTTAATTCGGCCTTGGTTCCGCGCTACAGTGGCGAATCCACCTATGCCCTACTGCCGCGCTTACGCGATATTGAGGCACAGGACCGACAAGCTGGCATCAAGGTAGTCGGCGTTCCTTTTGACTCCGGTGTCTCCTACCGCCCTGGCGCACGCTTTGGTTCCAACCATGTGCGCCAGTCTTCCCGGCTGCTGCGCCCATACAATCCAGCGACGGATACTGCGCCTTTCGCGCAGACCCAGGTGGTGGACGCGGGTGACATGGCGGTTAATCCTTTCAACATCAATGAGGCCATTGAGGCTATCCAGCAAGACGCCATGGATCTCACCGCGGATGGTTCATCACTGATGACCATCGGTGGTGACCACACCATTGCACTGCCGCTGCTGCGTGCGGCATCGGCGCGCGCGAAAGAGCCGGTTGCACTGCTGCATTTCGATGCCCACTTGGACACATGGGATACCTACTTCGGTGCGGACTACACCCACGGCACTCCATTTCGCCGCGCGGTAGAAGAAGGCGTGTTGGATACAGAGGGCATCTGCCACGTGGGCACCCGCGGCCCCTTGTACGGCAAGAAGGACTTGGAAGATGACCGCCGCTTTGGTTTCGGCATTGTTACCTCCTCGGACGTGTTCCGTCAGGGCGTGGATGAAATCATCGCTAAGCTGCGTGACCGCGTAGGCAAGCGCCCGCTGTACATCTCTGTGGACATTGACGTCCTTGATCCTGCTCATGCCCCTGGCACCGGCACCCCCGAAGCTGGCGGACTGACCTCGCGTGAGTTGCTGGAAATCATCCGTGGCCTGCGCGGGCTCAACATTGTTGGCGCTGATGTCGTGGAGGTTGCTCCTTCCTACGACCATGCGGAAATTACCGGTGTTGCGGCATCACACGTGGCCTATGACTTGATTACGTTGATGGCTGACCTGCGCGGGAATACCCAGCGCGCTTAG
- a CDS encoding aromatic amino acid transport family protein, which translates to MDESINPSKETESESRITPWQAVALIFGTNIGAGILSLPYAGRNGGFLALFIALAIAGILTTLSMMYVAEVSLRTNKPLQLSGLAEQYLGHWGRWLVFAAIAVNGTGALIGYAAGSGELLDNLLGIPPTIGTLLFFALGTFIMYKGLEATGVAEAVITIAMASIVVILVMWTFIGPGIEFENLWILRPYFIIPIMNLAVFTFMAQYVVPELARGMRDNHSDKIVPTIIGGMVATGITLAAVPFAALGLLGTNVSEVVTVSWGEELGPIAYYLANLFALFAMMTSFLAIGYTTMRNVLDIFHWPQHGWQRGVAVAMTVGLPLIITFAGFGGFVSALSYAGGIAGVVMSIIPVMLLHASRKYGDRNPEWSLGWTAHPILQATIIIVYGLAFLYSIGSIFGIVPAGWA; encoded by the coding sequence ATTGATGAATCTATCAATCCTTCGAAAGAAACTGAAAGCGAAAGCCGCATCACGCCGTGGCAAGCTGTCGCTCTGATCTTCGGTACCAACATCGGTGCTGGTATTTTGAGCCTTCCTTATGCCGGCCGCAACGGTGGCTTCCTGGCGCTGTTCATCGCACTCGCAATCGCCGGTATTTTGACCACGCTGTCCATGATGTACGTGGCAGAGGTGTCACTGCGCACCAACAAGCCGCTGCAGCTGTCTGGTCTGGCTGAGCAGTACTTGGGCCACTGGGGACGCTGGCTGGTATTTGCCGCGATTGCGGTCAATGGCACCGGCGCGCTGATTGGTTATGCCGCTGGTTCTGGTGAGCTGCTGGATAACCTGTTGGGCATACCGCCGACTATCGGTACATTATTGTTCTTCGCGCTGGGCACGTTCATTATGTACAAGGGCTTGGAAGCAACTGGTGTTGCTGAGGCCGTTATTACCATCGCCATGGCCTCCATTGTTGTAATTCTGGTGATGTGGACCTTCATCGGGCCTGGTATTGAGTTTGAGAATCTGTGGATTTTGCGTCCTTACTTCATCATCCCGATTATGAACCTGGCTGTGTTCACCTTCATGGCGCAGTACGTTGTGCCGGAGCTTGCCCGCGGTATGCGCGATAATCACTCGGACAAGATTGTGCCAACCATTATCGGCGGCATGGTCGCTACCGGTATTACCCTGGCTGCGGTTCCTTTTGCAGCGCTCGGTCTGCTGGGTACCAATGTGTCTGAGGTCGTCACCGTTTCTTGGGGTGAGGAGCTCGGTCCCATTGCTTATTACCTGGCTAATCTCTTTGCGCTGTTTGCAATGATGACGTCATTCCTCGCCATCGGCTACACCACCATGCGTAACGTCTTGGACATCTTCCACTGGCCACAGCATGGTTGGCAGCGTGGTGTCGCAGTAGCGATGACCGTTGGCTTGCCGTTGATTATTACCTTCGCGGGTTTTGGCGGATTCGTCTCAGCTTTGAGCTACGCCGGCGGTATTGCGGGTGTAGTCATGTCCATCATCCCGGTGATGTTGCTGCACGCTTCCCGCAAGTACGGCGACCGCAACCCAGAATGGTCGCTGGGTTGGACCGCGCACCCGATCCTCCAAGCGACCATCATCATCGTTTACGGCCTGGCGTTCCTCTATTCCATTGGCAGCATCTTTGGAATTGTTCCCGCCGGCTGGGCGTAG
- a CDS encoding pyridoxal phosphate-dependent aminotransferase, whose product MNTIAQRIFDQREASLRPPLGVVPPGAVSLALGEPDFAPPQAVIDASLKAIQHGRTNYTDQHGIAELRDALLAALPARPSDWDKNNIVVTHGATAGLGALFFALIEPGDKVVIPQPAYSLYADQVVLAGGTVEFVPMGTDLHFDCEKLAVALKGAKMVVFSNPSNPNGIVHTRAELEKLAELLDGTETMVVSDEAYSALTYTEEKFTSALEVEGLKERTLYVQTFSKKYCMTGFRVGYVAGDKDLIAAIAQMHRTFNGSVSEQAQLAALAAVKLHEAVVTPMLEEYAQRRDLVVRLLSDIPHVQLVEPEGAFYAFFSYDTGVPSSEVAADLAERGVLVRAGAEYGPDAESHIRLSFAASQTDIERGIGIIRQYFEEGA is encoded by the coding sequence ATGAACACCATCGCTCAACGCATCTTTGACCAGCGTGAAGCATCCCTTCGCCCGCCTTTGGGCGTAGTGCCCCCGGGCGCCGTGTCATTGGCGTTGGGTGAGCCCGACTTCGCTCCCCCGCAGGCGGTCATTGATGCCAGCCTCAAAGCCATTCAGCATGGCCGCACGAATTACACGGATCAGCATGGCATTGCAGAGCTTCGCGATGCCCTCCTGGCCGCACTCCCCGCCCGTCCTTCGGACTGGGATAAAAACAACATCGTGGTCACCCATGGTGCGACGGCTGGTTTGGGTGCGTTGTTCTTCGCGTTGATTGAGCCGGGTGACAAGGTGGTTATCCCGCAGCCGGCCTATTCTTTGTATGCGGACCAGGTGGTTTTGGCCGGTGGCACCGTGGAGTTTGTTCCCATGGGCACCGACCTGCACTTCGACTGTGAAAAGCTGGCAGTAGCGCTTAAGGGTGCGAAGATGGTGGTCTTTTCCAATCCTTCAAATCCCAATGGCATTGTGCACACGCGCGCCGAGCTGGAAAAGCTCGCAGAGCTTCTCGATGGCACAGAGACCATGGTTGTCTCCGACGAGGCCTATTCGGCCCTGACCTACACGGAGGAGAAATTCACCTCCGCGCTAGAAGTTGAGGGACTCAAAGAGCGAACACTCTACGTGCAGACGTTTTCTAAAAAGTACTGCATGACTGGTTTCCGCGTGGGCTATGTCGCCGGCGACAAGGATTTGATTGCCGCGATTGCGCAGATGCACCGCACTTTCAACGGCTCTGTTTCTGAGCAGGCGCAGCTCGCAGCGCTGGCTGCGGTGAAATTGCATGAAGCTGTGGTGACTCCGATGTTGGAGGAGTACGCGCAGCGCCGCGACCTGGTGGTGCGCTTGCTTAGCGATATCCCGCATGTCCAACTCGTGGAACCCGAGGGCGCGTTTTATGCTTTCTTCTCCTATGACACCGGCGTGCCATCTTCTGAGGTTGCGGCCGATTTGGCCGAACGTGGCGTGCTGGTTCGCGCTGGCGCCGAATATGGCCCAGATGCCGAAAGCCACATCCGATTGTCTTTTGCGGCTTCGCAAACAGATATCGAACGTGGCATCGGGATTATTAGGCAGTACTTTGAAGAAGGTGCTTAA
- a CDS encoding PucR family transcriptional regulator, producing MLEFEWLFNQGALEINPICPSTAATFSGVQTNELEDATEFIQQDSVVLTIAIAFANREDELAAYLAHLAEAGAVAVGIGTGLIFPTVPESVIATAQELGIGLFEVPRQISFISIVAAVHQEQSRRNDIAQRRLLAAQEKLTHTATRGNLTELLHEAAYFIDVELSIINERDDVVASTAPPAKRKYFSSYEMTSHGERQHTLKVDSDHPITAEDRSLIRHCAGLADMLLARPVELRQARNELNSFALRLSLGLPDTTSPSQMLPTTLDFPRDKEGFTRPVVALADDTRSLERGKLALDANLEDRGQFLYVAQLDPLSFLFLFRGDAELQEMLDLFAGSLRRLRVAIGKRIHATELSSDHVEELVARARPLPLGEYLSPRSQSMPWLNSEVVRTALASRRRETINVLRTIDAERNLDLARTLSVYLRKGGQLNQTAEALKIHRHTARNRIAQIEQLCEVDLSEPAVFAELLFAIVQDSDTDLD from the coding sequence ATGCTGGAATTTGAGTGGTTGTTCAACCAAGGCGCCTTGGAAATCAACCCGATCTGCCCGTCCACTGCCGCCACATTTTCTGGTGTTCAGACCAATGAGTTGGAAGATGCCACGGAGTTCATTCAGCAGGATTCTGTAGTTCTCACCATTGCAATTGCGTTTGCCAACCGCGAGGATGAGCTCGCTGCCTACCTTGCCCACCTGGCTGAGGCCGGTGCGGTGGCGGTGGGTATTGGTACGGGTCTGATATTTCCTACCGTGCCGGAGTCGGTAATTGCGACCGCACAGGAACTTGGCATTGGTTTATTTGAGGTTCCACGTCAGATTTCTTTCATCTCTATCGTCGCGGCAGTTCACCAGGAGCAAAGCCGCCGTAATGATATTGCGCAACGCCGGCTTTTAGCGGCACAGGAGAAACTCACGCACACCGCGACCCGCGGTAACCTCACGGAATTGCTGCATGAGGCTGCTTATTTCATTGATGTTGAGCTCTCCATCATTAATGAACGCGACGATGTAGTGGCTTCTACCGCCCCACCAGCCAAAAGGAAATACTTCAGTTCTTATGAGATGACCTCCCATGGCGAGCGGCAGCACACGCTGAAGGTGGATTCTGATCATCCCATCACCGCCGAAGATCGCTCATTAATCAGGCACTGCGCTGGCCTGGCAGACATGTTGCTTGCTCGCCCGGTGGAGCTGCGCCAAGCACGCAATGAGCTCAATTCTTTTGCCTTGCGATTGAGCTTAGGCCTGCCGGATACCACCTCACCTTCGCAGATGCTGCCCACGACCTTGGATTTTCCGCGTGACAAGGAAGGCTTCACGCGCCCGGTAGTGGCACTTGCCGATGACACCCGCAGCCTTGAGCGCGGCAAGCTCGCTCTAGATGCGAACCTGGAAGACCGCGGGCAGTTTCTTTATGTCGCTCAATTAGACCCACTGAGTTTTCTATTCTTATTCCGCGGCGATGCCGAACTACAAGAAATGCTCGACCTCTTCGCCGGCTCACTTCGCCGCTTGCGCGTGGCCATTGGCAAACGCATCCACGCCACCGAACTGTCTTCAGATCACGTTGAGGAACTCGTCGCGCGTGCTCGCCCACTTCCGTTGGGTGAATATCTCTCCCCGCGCAGCCAATCCATGCCCTGGCTCAATTCCGAAGTCGTGCGCACCGCACTGGCCAGCCGACGCCGTGAAACCATCAACGTGCTGCGCACCATCGACGCCGAACGTAACTTGGACCTAGCCCGCACATTGTCCGTCTACTTAAGAAAAGGCGGACAGCTCAACCAAACCGCCGAAGCACTCAAAATCCACCGCCACACCGCCCGCAACCGCATCGCACAAATCGAGCAGCTCTGCGAAGTCGACCTTTCAGAGCCCGCAGTCTTTGCGGAACTGCTTTTCGCAATTGTCCAAGATTCCGACACGGACCTAGACTAA
- a CDS encoding thiamine pyrophosphate-binding protein, protein MTTRNGGDLVVETLQALGIKDVFGIPGQHALGLFDALSRSSLNFYSSRVENNAAFAADGYARATGNPAALFLSTGPGALTSLAGLQEAYATGVPMIVVSSQIPAAGLGARRKGMLHQLDEQTESVRNVTKYQATVQQAAAIPSVLEDACREAMTAPQGPVWVEVPQDILLESQDTAHGLPAITAATTAAEINQPEAHHALVSRAAELINANSTVIVAGGGVRRSGAGELLVQLAEKIDAPVVCTVGGNTALPLDHPLAVHFIEDRHVTDLMDSAETLLVLGSSLGEVTSNYFTMKPTGTIIQVDAESKVLSSNHPSLGIRADISTFLAQLLPAVDTATHAGADKAAEVNTKVAERMSELGLEHEQQVMDAIREAVPDDMQAYWDMTIAAYWAWNVWDAKDGEFHSAQGAGGLGYGFPAALGGALGLGKRTFALAGDGSSLYSTSELAAAVQHDIPVTWLIVDDGGYGILREYMNEAFGKATATELARPDFVKLAESFGVPAFRAEKETLQEVLSQALDAESGPNVVVLETHLKMWELT, encoded by the coding sequence ATGACTACTCGCAATGGCGGCGACCTGGTTGTTGAAACCCTGCAAGCGCTGGGCATCAAGGATGTCTTTGGTATCCCTGGCCAGCACGCATTGGGGCTTTTTGATGCCCTGTCGCGCAGTTCTTTGAACTTTTACTCCAGCCGCGTGGAGAACAATGCAGCCTTTGCGGCTGATGGTTATGCACGTGCGACCGGCAACCCGGCGGCACTGTTTTTGTCCACTGGCCCCGGCGCGCTGACCTCGCTTGCTGGGCTCCAGGAGGCTTATGCCACTGGTGTGCCAATGATTGTGGTGTCTTCGCAGATTCCGGCCGCGGGCCTGGGCGCGCGCCGCAAGGGCATGCTGCACCAGCTGGATGAACAGACTGAATCCGTGCGCAACGTAACCAAATATCAGGCGACGGTGCAGCAGGCTGCTGCCATTCCAAGCGTTCTGGAAGATGCTTGCCGTGAGGCAATGACTGCGCCGCAGGGGCCAGTGTGGGTGGAGGTTCCGCAGGACATCTTGTTGGAATCTCAGGACACCGCGCATGGGCTACCGGCGATTACCGCCGCGACCACCGCGGCGGAGATCAACCAGCCGGAAGCACACCACGCACTGGTGAGCCGCGCGGCGGAACTGATTAACGCGAACTCCACCGTCATTGTTGCCGGCGGCGGCGTGCGTCGCTCCGGCGCGGGTGAACTGCTAGTGCAGTTGGCGGAAAAGATTGATGCGCCGGTGGTGTGCACTGTCGGTGGTAACACTGCCCTGCCGTTGGATCATCCACTGGCCGTGCATTTTATCGAAGACCGCCATGTCACAGACCTGATGGATAGTGCTGAAACCCTGCTAGTGTTGGGCAGCTCCCTGGGTGAGGTGACGTCCAATTACTTCACTATGAAGCCAACTGGCACCATCATCCAGGTGGATGCTGAGTCCAAGGTCTTGTCTTCAAATCATCCTTCACTGGGTATTCGCGCGGATATCTCCACTTTCTTGGCGCAGCTGCTTCCAGCGGTAGATACTGCAACGCATGCTGGCGCGGACAAGGCAGCTGAAGTAAACACCAAGGTGGCGGAGCGCATGAGCGAGCTTGGCCTGGAGCATGAGCAGCAGGTCATGGATGCAATTCGGGAGGCTGTGCCGGATGACATGCAGGCCTATTGGGATATGACCATCGCTGCTTATTGGGCGTGGAATGTGTGGGATGCCAAGGACGGCGAATTCCACTCGGCACAAGGCGCCGGTGGCCTAGGCTATGGCTTCCCCGCCGCCTTGGGCGGCGCACTAGGACTGGGCAAGCGCACCTTTGCGCTGGCCGGTGACGGCTCTTCCCTTTACTCCACTTCAGAACTAGCAGCCGCAGTCCAGCATGATATTCCGGTGACTTGGCTGATTGTGGATGATGGCGGCTACGGCATCTTGCGCGAGTACATGAATGAAGCTTTCGGCAAAGCCACCGCTACGGAGCTCGCGCGTCCTGACTTTGTGAAACTCGCAGAGTCCTTCGGAGTTCCAGCGTTCAGGGCAGAAAAAGAGACCCTGCAAGAAGTACTGTCACAAGCACTTGATGCAGAGTCTGGCCCCAACGTTGTGGTGTTGGAAACCCACTTGAAGATGTGGGAGCTAACCTAG